One window from the genome of Cyclobacterium amurskyense encodes:
- a CDS encoding SusC/RagA family TonB-linked outer membrane protein, with protein sequence MRKKSTTSRLVWLSVFAVFLFCFQVQIRTHAGTTIFNATSEIDHANSKTDLPASISGRVVDQNKIPIPGATVIVVGTSIGTVTDIDGKFSIEAGPGQVLKISFIGFESEEVIIANQTVINVILQEDMASLEEVVVVGYGVQKKSDLTGAVVRADIEAFQESPNVSIMQSLQGSVAGLNVGQVNQAGGEPDIQIRGRTSLSGEQSPLIVIDGVIYRGNINDLNPNDIKSIDVLKDASAAAIYGSQASNGVIILTTKKGVDLGKPTINYSNSFTFQKPIKEFKTGTAADYLKKTEESDLYNSRTEPSGYLEPNPNWEPSSNFKTSDEILAYNQGRSDNWYDLMTNDNPYIQNHNLSLANATERSNYYISLGHTDQKGHMVNEGYNRINARVNLETNVTDWLTFGLQSAFTRSNYLGPTPSLGNRYLSPFATVRDENGEYIQITGGNTINPMVQLEADLVDKRLNFFGNFYAQIDFPFLEGLSYKVNYLNNYTTNQDYYFREYASNFQGGGQKMYQLNYNWSSDHILTYNKTFKDVHNVFLTLLYGSESRESEYTQASSFIYANTALGYNSLQSGSADQQRTSSGAWDESSLYQMARLFYGYDHRYLFTGTIRRDGFSGFGATNKFGIFPSLSLAWAASEEIFIADNTDWLNNLKLRISYGSNGNRTVGRYQTLATVAGGFNYITADGTPLYTQAINKLASPNLKWETTTGINLGVDFAILGNRISGSIDYYNNETTDLLYQVDIPGISRFETFPDNLGRIHNQGLDIAITTANIRKNDLTWESTFMFSRNRNELRELLGFDLDGDGVEDDLVSEGLFIGYPLDAIFDYSINGLWQINDEIPVYSDLGAYKVMDINGDGEIDPADRSIIGYEEPSYRFSINNTLTYKNWTFRLFINSIQGGNSRYLGMDNINSWQIINQENHFNNDFPLGLDYWTPENTDAIYERPNINISSGIAGTRYIPRSFVRLQDVSLAYNFPRELLTKLKIQNLKVFVSGKNLYTLTKWPGWDPETGQNINRTGRPVLKGYSVGLNLGF encoded by the coding sequence ATGAGAAAAAAGTCTACAACCTCCCGGTTGGTATGGCTGTCTGTGTTTGCTGTATTCTTATTTTGTTTTCAAGTGCAAATAAGAACTCACGCAGGGACAACGATCTTCAATGCAACATCAGAAATTGATCATGCTAACTCCAAAACCGATCTTCCTGCTTCTATTAGTGGGAGGGTAGTCGATCAAAATAAAATTCCCATTCCCGGTGCTACAGTAATTGTGGTAGGAACAAGCATCGGAACTGTTACTGATATTGATGGTAAATTTAGTATTGAAGCCGGTCCCGGACAGGTGCTTAAAATTTCTTTCATTGGCTTCGAGTCCGAGGAAGTAATTATTGCTAATCAAACAGTAATCAATGTCATTTTACAAGAAGATATGGCCTCACTTGAAGAGGTTGTTGTTGTAGGCTACGGTGTGCAGAAAAAATCTGACCTAACCGGGGCTGTGGTAAGAGCTGACATTGAGGCTTTTCAGGAATCTCCAAATGTCTCTATTATGCAATCGCTGCAAGGTTCAGTTGCCGGTTTAAATGTGGGACAAGTGAACCAAGCAGGTGGTGAACCTGATATTCAGATTCGTGGACGAACCTCACTTTCAGGTGAACAAAGCCCTTTGATTGTTATAGACGGGGTCATATATAGGGGCAATATCAATGATTTAAATCCGAATGATATCAAATCGATTGATGTACTCAAAGATGCAAGTGCAGCCGCCATCTATGGTTCCCAAGCTTCTAATGGTGTCATTATTCTTACCACTAAGAAAGGGGTGGATTTAGGTAAGCCCACCATTAACTATTCCAATAGCTTTACCTTTCAAAAGCCGATTAAAGAATTTAAAACAGGTACGGCAGCCGATTATTTAAAGAAAACTGAGGAATCTGATTTGTACAATAGCCGTACGGAACCATCAGGATATTTGGAGCCCAACCCTAACTGGGAACCTTCCTCCAATTTTAAAACGAGTGATGAAATATTGGCTTATAATCAAGGTCGATCAGACAATTGGTATGATTTGATGACCAATGACAATCCCTATATTCAAAATCATAACTTGTCCTTGGCAAATGCTACCGAAAGATCCAATTATTACATATCACTGGGTCATACAGATCAAAAAGGTCATATGGTGAACGAAGGTTACAATAGGATCAATGCAAGGGTTAACTTGGAAACCAATGTAACTGACTGGCTAACCTTTGGGCTACAATCCGCCTTTACCAGGAGCAATTATTTGGGGCCTACACCAAGTTTAGGGAACAGGTATCTATCTCCCTTTGCGACGGTAAGGGATGAAAATGGAGAGTACATTCAAATTACCGGGGGAAACACCATAAATCCTATGGTGCAATTGGAAGCAGATCTTGTAGATAAAAGGCTTAATTTCTTTGGAAACTTTTATGCTCAGATTGACTTTCCCTTTTTGGAAGGCCTAAGTTATAAGGTTAATTATCTTAACAATTATACAACCAATCAAGATTACTACTTTAGAGAATATGCAAGTAATTTTCAAGGTGGAGGTCAAAAGATGTATCAATTGAATTACAATTGGTCTAGTGACCATATTCTAACGTATAATAAAACCTTTAAGGATGTTCACAATGTATTTCTAACCTTGCTTTACGGCTCTGAAAGCCGTGAATCTGAATACACCCAAGCCAGCTCATTTATCTATGCCAATACAGCCCTAGGGTACAATAGCCTCCAATCAGGAAGTGCAGACCAACAGCGAACCAGTTCAGGGGCCTGGGATGAGTCCAGCCTTTATCAAATGGCAAGATTATTTTATGGATATGATCACAGGTATTTGTTTACAGGGACCATTAGGAGGGATGGCTTTTCCGGCTTTGGAGCTACCAATAAATTTGGCATTTTCCCCTCCCTATCTTTAGCTTGGGCTGCCAGTGAAGAAATATTTATTGCAGACAATACAGATTGGCTAAACAATCTTAAGCTAAGAATTTCCTATGGTTCTAATGGTAACAGAACGGTAGGTAGGTACCAAACATTGGCCACAGTGGCAGGTGGGTTTAATTATATAACCGCAGATGGAACTCCACTTTATACCCAAGCAATAAATAAATTGGCTAGCCCTAACCTTAAATGGGAAACCACTACGGGGATTAACCTAGGGGTTGATTTTGCAATTCTTGGAAATAGGATCAGTGGATCTATCGATTATTACAACAACGAGACCACCGACTTATTGTACCAAGTAGACATTCCGGGAATCAGTAGGTTTGAAACTTTTCCGGATAACCTTGGCCGAATTCATAATCAAGGACTGGATATAGCCATTACCACTGCCAATATTAGGAAAAATGATTTGACCTGGGAAAGTACTTTTATGTTTTCAAGAAATAGGAACGAACTTAGAGAATTGTTAGGTTTTGATCTTGATGGAGATGGGGTAGAGGATGATTTGGTTTCCGAAGGTTTGTTTATCGGGTATCCCTTGGATGCTATTTTCGATTATTCCATCAATGGTTTATGGCAAATTAATGATGAAATTCCAGTCTATTCGGACTTGGGGGCCTACAAAGTAATGGACATCAATGGAGATGGAGAGATTGATCCGGCAGATCGTAGCATCATTGGCTATGAAGAGCCTTCTTACCGTTTTAGTATCAACAATACCCTAACTTATAAAAATTGGACCTTTAGATTATTTATTAATTCTATTCAAGGTGGCAATTCAAGGTATTTAGGGATGGACAATATTAATAGTTGGCAAATCATTAACCAAGAAAATCACTTTAATAATGATTTTCCATTGGGCTTGGATTATTGGACACCGGAGAATACCGATGCAATTTATGAACGCCCAAATATTAATATTTCCAGTGGAATAGCAGGCACAAGGTATATTCCAAGGAGTTTTGTTAGACTTCAGGATGTTTCCTTGGCTTATAATTTCCCAAGGGAATTGTTGACCAAGTTAAAAATTCAAAACCTTAAGGTATTTGTGAGTGGCAAAAACTTGTACACTCTTACCAAATGGCCCGGATGGGATCCTGAAACCGGCCAAAATATTAACCGTACCGGAAGACCTGTACTCAAGGGATACTCTGTCGGATTAAATCTTGGTTTTTAA